The segment AATACTGCTTTGGTCAGTTCGATTTGTTGTTGAATATGTAAAAGAAAGCCAGGGCGGAATTGAAGATACTTTTGGATTGCTTTCAACCGGACAATGGTTGAGTATTCCTTTTATATTAGTCGGGATTTATTATTTATTCGTTGCCGAAAAACCGATGGAATAATTTCAAATTTATATAACAAAAAACCTCAATTTAATTGAGTTTTTTTTTATTCTTCTATTCTTCACTTTCTGTCAAACCAGTCTTAGCATAATTGCGCCATTTCTCAATGCAATCCTGCATGTCTTGTGGCAATTCGGTATCAAATGACATAAATTCTTTTGTTACCGGATGCGTAAATCCCAATGTTTTTGCGTGCAACGCCTGTCTTGGCAACGTCTTAAAGCAATTATCAATAAACTGCTTGTATTTGGTAAATGTGGTTCCTTTCAGAATCAAATCGCCACCATAACGCTCGTCATTAAATAAAGTGTGTCCAATATATTTCATGTGCACACGAATTTGATGTGTTCTTCCTGTTTCCAATTTGCAGGAAACCAAAGTAACATAACCAAAACGCTCCAAAACTTTATAATGAGTAACCGCGTGTTTTCCTATATCGCCTTCAGGAAAAACAGCCATTTGCATTCTGTCTTTCACGTGTCTTGCAATATTGCCTTCAACGGTTCCTTCGTCTTCTTTTACATTACCCCAAACCAACGCAATGTATTCACGTTCCGAAGTTTTATCTTCAAATTGCTTTGCCAGATGTGTCATCGCCTGCTCTGTTTTGGCAACGACCATAAGTCCGGAAGTGTTTTTATCAATTCGATGCACCAATCCGGGTCTGTCGCTGGAATTTTTTGGCAGGTTTTCAAAATGAAAAGCCAAAGCGTTTACCAATGTTCCTGTATAATTTCCGTGTCCGGGATGAACAACCAGTCCAGGTGGCTTATTGATAACCAACAACGAATCATCTTCATAAACAATATCAAGCGGAATGTTTTCGGGAAGGATTAAGTTTTCAAATGGCGGATGAGCCAGCATCACACGAACCACATCAAAAGGCTTGACTCTGTAACTCGACTTTACCGGAACATCATTTACCCAAATGTTTCCATCATCCGCGGCTTTCTGAATTTTATTCCGCGTAGCATTGGCAACCAACTGCATCAGGAATTTATCGACACGCAACAACGATTGCCCTTTGTCAGCAACATGTCGGTGGTGTTCGAATAATTCTTCGTCTTCTAATTCGGGAGTATTATCAATATTATTGTCCATCTAAAGGTGGCATTTCAACAGAATCTACAACCGTAGAATCAACAGTTTCTTCATAAGTAATTTTCCCGTCGCCAAGAACCAAATCAATTTTGGATGATTTCAGGACTTTGTCACCCGCTTTTAATTTCTTTCCGTTTTGACGCAATTCAAGAACCATGTCTTTACCTAAATAAGGTTTATAAGTAATCGTTCCTTCTAATAAACCTATAGCTTCAAGTGTTGGCACAGCCTGACGATACGTTTTCTCAATCAAATCGGGCACGGAAACCATCGTATATTTTGAAGCGTTTATTTTAATATAAATCTTTCTGCCTTCTTTTACTTTCGCACCTGCCTTTGGCTCCTGCTCAACAATAGTCAGCTTTGGAAAATCAGGTTTGAAATCAACGGTGTCAAGGATTATATAATCTAAATCGACAGCACTTAATTTTTCTTCTGCCTGTTCTGCAGAAAGTCGGGCTAAATCAGGAACGGTAATTTCCTGTCCGTGATGTGTGGTATATGTTATCCAATGAAAAAATAAATAGGCGATTCCGGTAACAATTGCCATCGAGGCAAGAATTTGGAGAAAAAAAACGCGACTGGTTAAATACTTTCGTAAACTCATAAAGAAATTTAATTTGCACAAAGATATAAAAAACATAAAGGTTTTTCGTTTCGAAAAAAATGATAATTTTGTTTAACCTAACATATATTACAAATGAAAAAAATTGCCATCATCATGGGCGGTTATTCCAGCGAATACAAAATATCGTTAACCAGCGGAAATGTAGTTTATCAAAATTTAGATAAAACAAAATTCAAAGGATACCGCATCCATATTTTTAAAGAAAAATGGGTTTATGTTGATGACAATGATGCCGAATTCCCGATAGACAAAAACGACTTTTCGGTTACGGTAAACAATGAAAAAATCACCTTCGATTGCGTGTTTAACGCCATTCACGGAACGCCTGGCGAAGATGGACTAATGCAGGCTTACTTTGAATTGCTTGGAATTCCGCAAAACTCCTGTGATTATTATCAGGCAGCATTGACCTTTAACAAACGTGATTTATTATCGGTTTTAAAACCTTATGGTATAAAATCGGCGACATCTTATTATTTAAATCTTGGTGACGAAATCAAACAGGATGAAATTCTGGAAAAAGTGGGATTGCCTTGTTTTGTAAAACCAAACAAATCGGGTTCCAGTTTTGGAATCAGTAAAGTAAAAACCAAAGACGAGCTTTTGCCTGCCATTGCCAATGCGTATAAAGAAGACAACGAAATAATCATCGAGAGCTTTCTTGATGGCACCGAAGTTTCTGTTGGTGTCATAAATTACAAAGGAGAAACCGTAGTTTTACCTATTACGGAAATTGTTTCCGAAAATGATTTCTTTGATTACGAAGCCAAATATCTTGGAAAATCTCAGGAAATCACACCAGCCAGAATCTCTGAAGACATTGCCGAAAAAATTCGGGCTGTTGCCAAAAAAGCCTATACCATTTTAAAAATGAGTGGCTTTTCGAGAAGCGAATTTATAATTGTAAACGGAGAACCCTTTATGTTGGAAATGAATACCATTCCGGGATTGACAACCGAAAGCTTGATTCCGCAACAAGCAAGAGCTGCGGGTATTTCACTGGAGGATTTGTTTACCAACTCCATTGAATTAGCTTTACAAAAATAAGCTATGTTTTTCTACGGCGTCAGATCAAAATCCATAAAAAAAGGAATGTTAACCAACATTCACTGTGACTATTGCGAGGAAGAAAGCGATATGGAATATAACTTCCTTCAGAAGTATTTCCATCTTTATTTTATTCCGGTTATTCCATTAAAAAAGAAAACAACTGTTGGTTGTGAAAACTGTGGTTACCTTTATGAAGATAAAGAATTCACAAAAGCAATTGATACAAAACTCAACCGTGTAAAAGACCGCTATCCAATCCGCACGCCTATTTGGGCATTTTCAGGATTAATTATCATAACTTTGTTTTTCTGTTGGGCTTTTTGGCAATCCGGCAGGCATGATGTCGTTGAAGGAGATTATATAAATAATCCCAAAAAAGGAGATGTTTATTTTTTAAATTTTACTTCAGGCAATTACACAACATTGCGAATTGATAAAGTAGATAAGACTAATGTTTATTATACGCTGAATGATACTTCGGTTTATAAATACACCAAAGTTTTTTCAATTACGAATGATAAGTATTACACCAACAAAAAAGGAATTTATACACGTCAAAAAATTCAGGATTTGTACAAAAAAGACAGTATCATTTCCATAACACGCAAGTAGATGAAAAGAAAAGCCGTTTTCCCAGGTTCGTTTGACCCAATTACAAATGGTCATTATGATATTATCAAAAGAGGCATTTCGCTTTTTGATGAAGTGATTGTAGCCATTGGTATCAACGCCGATAAAAAATATATGTTTTCACTCGAAGAACGAAAAAAGTTTATCGAAGAATCCTTCAAAGACGAACCAAAAGTAAAAGTGATTACCTATGAAGGTTTGACGATTGATTTATGCCGAAAATTAGATGCTGATTTTATCCTTCGTGGCTTGCGAAATCCGGCAGATTTTGAGTTCGAAAAAGCGATTGCGCACACCAACAGAAGATTGTCAAAAATTGAAACGGTCTTTCTTTTAACCGCTTCCAAAACATCTTATATTTCCTCAAGCATTGTTCGTGATGTTATTCGGAATGGTGGCGATTATACGGTTTTAGTGCCGGAGAGTGTCGTGGTTAAAAAATAGTGTTAGACGCAGTTTTGTTGGTCAATTAAACTTTCACACCGAATAAATAGCCAACAAAAGCTGATAATCCCATAGCAATTGTACCCCAAATCGTAATTCTTAAAATCGCTTTAATGATACTGGAACCGCCAGTTTTTGCCGATATTGTTCCTAAAATAATTAAAAACAAAATCGTAAAACCATAAAGCCAATACTCCATACTTTTTACAGGTGCAAAGAGTATAACCAAAAGCGGTAAAAAACCACCTACTGTAAATGATGCTCCTGAAGCGAAAGCAGCTTGAATAGGGTTAGCCTGACTAATTTCATTGATGCCTAATTCTTCTCTTATATGTGTTCCCAAAGCATCTTTCTCACTCAACTCAATTGCTGCCTGCATCGCAGTTTCTTTTTTCAAACCTCTTTTTTCAAAGATTTGAGCCAATATTTTTAACTCCTCTTCCGGCATATCTTTCAGTTCCTGAATTTCTCGTTCAATGTCAGCTTTTTCGATATCCGTTTGCGAACTTACCGAAACATATTCACCGGCAGCCATTGATAAAGCTCCGGCTACAAGCCCTGCGACAGTAGCTAAAATAATTGGTTCCCTTGTAGCACTTGCTGCAGAAACTCCAATTGCAAGACTGGAAATAGATATAATTCCGTCATTTGCTCCTAACACTGCAGCTCTTAGCCAATTGCTTCTGTGTATGTAATGACTGTCTAAATAATTGTCAATTGTAATCATATATATATTTTACAAATGTTGTTTAACGTTCGTTATTCAACTAAACACATTTAACTAAAAGACTGATTTGTCCCAAATGATAAGCATCATGTTGTATGATGCCGTGAATATGTTCATAATACGTCATGGTATTCGTTGGATAAATATCAGAAAATGTATTGGTATTCATTTCTTCCAGAAAAGTAAGCCACTTTTCTTGTGATTCCTGCAGCCTTTCTATCGTTTTTTCCCAGGCAGCCTGCGAAGTATCTTTTACAGGTTTAAAATAATTATCATTTGGAGTTATCAGCACTTTTCCCTGAACGCGTTGCAATACGTTTAATCTCCAATCAATAAGATGATTTACAATTTCCCAAATGGAGTTTGAAATTGGCGGAAACTTTCCCGAAGCCTTTTCTGCTGTTACATTTTTAAGCGTTCCCAATATAGTTACATCAAGCCATGGATTGCCTTCAAAGAGATCTTCGAATAGTTTTTTGATTAATTTATTTTCTTGCATCGACTTCCTTTTGAGTAATTTTCAGCTTGCGCCAAACCGCTGTTAGTAGCAGTACTTTTCTACTTTTTCTTTAAGTCTTCTAAAATACTAGATTTATTACTTGCAGTATTATGTTCAACCATACCGAACAATAATATT is part of the Flavobacterium sangjuense genome and harbors:
- a CDS encoding RluA family pseudouridine synthase codes for the protein MDNNIDNTPELEDEELFEHHRHVADKGQSLLRVDKFLMQLVANATRNKIQKAADDGNIWVNDVPVKSSYRVKPFDVVRVMLAHPPFENLILPENIPLDIVYEDDSLLVINKPPGLVVHPGHGNYTGTLVNALAFHFENLPKNSSDRPGLVHRIDKNTSGLMVVAKTEQAMTHLAKQFEDKTSEREYIALVWGNVKEDEGTVEGNIARHVKDRMQMAVFPEGDIGKHAVTHYKVLERFGYVTLVSCKLETGRTHQIRVHMKYIGHTLFNDERYGGDLILKGTTFTKYKQFIDNCFKTLPRQALHAKTLGFTHPVTKEFMSFDTELPQDMQDCIEKWRNYAKTGLTESEE
- a CDS encoding PASTA domain-containing protein, which produces MSLRKYLTSRVFFLQILASMAIVTGIAYLFFHWITYTTHHGQEITVPDLARLSAEQAEEKLSAVDLDYIILDTVDFKPDFPKLTIVEQEPKAGAKVKEGRKIYIKINASKYTMVSVPDLIEKTYRQAVPTLEAIGLLEGTITYKPYLGKDMVLELRQNGKKLKAGDKVLKSSKIDLVLGDGKITYEETVDSTVVDSVEMPPLDGQ
- a CDS encoding D-alanine--D-alanine ligase, which translates into the protein MKKIAIIMGGYSSEYKISLTSGNVVYQNLDKTKFKGYRIHIFKEKWVYVDDNDAEFPIDKNDFSVTVNNEKITFDCVFNAIHGTPGEDGLMQAYFELLGIPQNSCDYYQAALTFNKRDLLSVLKPYGIKSATSYYLNLGDEIKQDEILEKVGLPCFVKPNKSGSSFGISKVKTKDELLPAIANAYKEDNEIIIESFLDGTEVSVGVINYKGETVVLPITEIVSENDFFDYEAKYLGKSQEITPARISEDIAEKIRAVAKKAYTILKMSGFSRSEFIIVNGEPFMLEMNTIPGLTTESLIPQQARAAGISLEDLFTNSIELALQK
- a CDS encoding zinc ribbon domain-containing protein, whose protein sequence is MFFYGVRSKSIKKGMLTNIHCDYCEEESDMEYNFLQKYFHLYFIPVIPLKKKTTVGCENCGYLYEDKEFTKAIDTKLNRVKDRYPIRTPIWAFSGLIIITLFFCWAFWQSGRHDVVEGDYINNPKKGDVYFLNFTSGNYTTLRIDKVDKTNVYYTLNDTSVYKYTKVFSITNDKYYTNKKGIYTRQKIQDLYKKDSIISITRK
- the coaD gene encoding pantetheine-phosphate adenylyltransferase, which encodes MKRKAVFPGSFDPITNGHYDIIKRGISLFDEVIVAIGINADKKYMFSLEERKKFIEESFKDEPKVKVITYEGLTIDLCRKLDADFILRGLRNPADFEFEKAIAHTNRRLSKIETVFLLTASKTSYISSSIVRDVIRNGGDYTVLVPESVVVKK
- a CDS encoding VIT1/CCC1 transporter family protein, which codes for MITIDNYLDSHYIHRSNWLRAAVLGANDGIISISSLAIGVSAASATREPIILATVAGLVAGALSMAAGEYVSVSSQTDIEKADIEREIQELKDMPEEELKILAQIFEKRGLKKETAMQAAIELSEKDALGTHIREELGINEISQANPIQAAFASGASFTVGGFLPLLVILFAPVKSMEYWLYGFTILFLIILGTISAKTGGSSIIKAILRITIWGTIAMGLSAFVGYLFGVKV
- a CDS encoding DinB family protein, whose product is MQENKLIKKLFEDLFEGNPWLDVTILGTLKNVTAEKASGKFPPISNSIWEIVNHLIDWRLNVLQRVQGKVLITPNDNYFKPVKDTSQAAWEKTIERLQESQEKWLTFLEEMNTNTFSDIYPTNTMTYYEHIHGIIQHDAYHLGQISLLVKCV